Proteins from one Dromiciops gliroides isolate mDroGli1 chromosome 6, mDroGli1.pri, whole genome shotgun sequence genomic window:
- the KCNJ11 gene encoding ATP-sensitive inward rectifier potassium channel 11: protein MLSRKGIIPEEYVLTRLAEDPAEPRYHARERRARFVAKNGNCNVAHKNIREQGRFLQDVFTTLVDLKWHHTLLIFTMSFLCSWLLFAMAWWLIAFAHGDLDHSTKTEAGENDATFIPCVTSIHSFSSAFLFSIEVQVTIGFGGRMVTEECPFAVLVLIVQNIVGLMVNAIMLGCIFMKTAQAHRRAETLIFSKHAVIAMRHGRLCFMLRVGDLRKSMIISATIRMQVVRKTTSPEGEVVPLHQVDIPMENGVGGNSIFLVAPLIIYHVIDANSPLYDLAPSDLHHHQDLEIIVILEGVVETTGITTQARTSYLADEILWGQRFVPIVAEEDGRYSVDYSKFGNTVKVPTPACTARQLEEDRTLLDSLPLASPKGPLRKRSVASAKPRLKPKFSISLDALS, encoded by the coding sequence ATGCTGTCCCGAAAGGGAATCATCCCTGAGGAATATGTACTGACTCGACTAGCAGAGGATCCAGCAGAGCCCAGGTACCATGCCCGGGAGAGGAGAGCCCGCTTCGTGGCCAAAAATGGCAACTGCAACGTAGCCCACAAGAACATTCGGGAGCAGGGCCGCTTCCTTCAGGATGTCTTCACCACCCTGGTGGACCTCAAGTGGCACCACACATTGCTTATCTTCACCATGTCCTTCCTGTGCAGCTGGCTACTCTTTGCCATGGCCTGGTGGCTCATTGCTTTTGCTCATGGTGACCTGGACCACAGCACCAAAACTGAAGCTGGAGAGAATGATGCTACCTTCATCCCCTGTGTCACCAGCATCCACTCCTTCTCCTCCGCCTTCCTTTTCTCCATCGAGGTGCAGGTGACAATCGGTTTTGGGGGTCGCATGGTGACTGAGGAATGTCCATTCGCTGTCCTGGTGCTGATTGTGCAAAACATCGTTGGGCTCATGGTCAATGCCATCATGTTGGGCTGCATCTTCATGAAGACAGCCCAAGCCCACCGCCGAGCTGAGACACTCATCTTCAGCAAGCATGCAGTCATTGCCATGCGCCACGGCCGCCTCTGCTTCATGCTGCGCGTGGGTGACCTCCGAAAGAGCATGATCATCAGTGCCACCATCCGCATGCAGGTGGTCCGGAAGACCACAAGCCCTGAAGGCGAGGTTGTGCCCTTGCACCAGGTGGACATCCCTATGGAGAATGGTGTGGGTGGCAATAGTATCTTCCTGGTGGCCCCACTCATCATCTACCATGTCATCGATGCCAACAGTCCCCTGTATGACCTCGCCCCCAGTGACCTGCACCACCATCAGGACCTGGAGATCATTGTGATATTGGAAGGTGTGGTGGAGACCACAGGCATCACTACACAGGCCCGAACCTCCTACCTTGCCGATGAGATCCTCTGGGGCCAGCGTTTTGTTCCCATCGTGGCGGAAGAAGATGGCCGCTACTCAGTGGACTACTCTAAGTTTGGCAATACTGTTAAAGTGCCCACACCTGCCTGTACTGCCCGCCAGCTAGAGGAGGACCGAACTCTCTTGGACTCTCTGCCTCTCGCCTCTCCCAAAGGGCCCCTACGCAAGAGGAGTGTGGCATCGGCCAAGCCCAGACTCAAGCCCAAGTTCAGTATCTCCCTCGATGCCTTGTCCTAA